One stretch of Alcaligenes faecalis DNA includes these proteins:
- a CDS encoding FAD-dependent oxidoreductase, protein MGDINYQTLELTQAPPPATHARHPVVVVGAGPVGLTMALDLAAKGHRVVILDDDTTLSKGSRAICFAKRTLDIWDRLGVGSRMMDKGVSWNVGKVFFRNQEVWSFNLRPEEGHQRPAFINLQQYYCEGYLYEAVCAQPLIELRSGHKVLNVVNQAAGVHLDVETQQGNYTLEAEWLLACDGSRSAIRRALGESSSGRVFKDRFLIADVRMQADFPAERWFWFDPPFHPNQSVLLHSQPDNVWRIDFQLGWDADPVEAVKPENVLPRIRALLGADAPFELEWVSIYTFACERMERFRHGRILFAGDSAHRVSPFGARGANSGIQDADNLAWKLNLVLNAQAPDSLLDSYSHERELAADENIRHSSRSTDFITPKSEVSRLFRDAALILARRHAFARVLVNSGRLSLPSAYPDSPLNTADTQEFSACATPLGACVPDAPIEQNGQQDWWLGQLGSGFTLLEFGEGQASQSEVLEELVAQGLLTRLRVWPAGTSTAQAQGGIIDSQDMLRQRYDAQPGSCYLIRPDQHLCARWRHLDGQAVQAALHKACGHFLESASCLH, encoded by the coding sequence ATGGGAGACATTAATTACCAGACCCTGGAGCTGACGCAAGCGCCCCCACCGGCTACCCATGCCCGCCACCCTGTTGTGGTGGTGGGTGCCGGCCCGGTGGGGCTGACCATGGCCCTGGATCTGGCGGCCAAAGGCCACCGGGTCGTGATTCTGGATGACGACACCACGCTGTCCAAAGGATCGCGGGCCATTTGCTTTGCCAAACGCACTCTGGATATCTGGGACCGATTGGGCGTGGGCTCGCGCATGATGGACAAGGGCGTGTCCTGGAATGTGGGCAAGGTTTTTTTCCGCAACCAGGAAGTCTGGAGCTTCAATTTGCGGCCCGAAGAAGGCCACCAGCGCCCCGCCTTTATCAATTTGCAGCAGTATTACTGCGAAGGCTATCTCTACGAAGCGGTCTGCGCTCAGCCCCTGATCGAACTGCGTTCCGGCCATAAAGTGCTGAACGTGGTGAACCAGGCGGCAGGCGTGCATCTGGACGTAGAAACACAGCAAGGCAATTACACGCTGGAAGCTGAATGGCTGCTAGCCTGCGACGGCTCGCGCTCGGCCATTCGCCGTGCCTTGGGTGAAAGCAGCAGCGGACGCGTCTTCAAGGACCGTTTCCTGATTGCAGACGTGCGCATGCAGGCCGACTTCCCCGCCGAGCGCTGGTTCTGGTTTGACCCGCCCTTCCACCCCAATCAATCGGTCTTGCTGCACAGCCAGCCAGACAATGTCTGGCGTATCGACTTTCAGTTGGGCTGGGATGCCGACCCGGTTGAAGCCGTCAAACCCGAAAACGTGCTGCCCCGCATTCGCGCCCTTCTGGGTGCCGACGCCCCCTTTGAGCTGGAATGGGTCAGCATTTACACCTTTGCCTGCGAGCGCATGGAGCGCTTCCGCCATGGCCGTATTCTGTTTGCCGGAGATTCGGCCCACCGTGTCTCGCCTTTTGGCGCACGCGGCGCCAATAGCGGTATCCAGGACGCCGACAATCTGGCCTGGAAGCTGAATCTGGTTCTGAATGCCCAGGCTCCCGACAGCCTGCTGGACAGCTACAGCCATGAACGTGAGTTGGCCGCGGACGAGAACATCCGCCACTCCAGCCGTTCAACGGATTTCATTACACCTAAAAGCGAAGTCAGCCGTCTGTTCCGTGATGCGGCCTTGATTCTGGCGCGTCGCCACGCCTTTGCCCGTGTACTGGTCAATAGCGGCCGCCTGTCCTTGCCCAGCGCCTACCCGGACAGCCCCTTGAATACGGCTGACACACAGGAGTTCTCCGCCTGCGCCACGCCACTGGGCGCCTGCGTCCCCGATGCGCCTATCGAGCAAAACGGTCAGCAAGACTGGTGGCTGGGTCAATTGGGTAGCGGCTTCACTCTGCTGGAGTTTGGTGAAGGCCAGGCCAGCCAGTCTGAAGTGCTGGAAGAACTGGTCGCCCAAGGTCTCTTGACCCGCCTGCGCGTCTGGCCCGCTGGCACCAGCACCGCCCAGGCCCAGGGAGGCATCATCGACAGCCAGGATATGCTGCGCCAGCGTTACGACGCCCAGCCCGGCTCCTGCTATCTGATTCGCCCCGACCAACACCTGTGCGCCCGCTGGCGTCATCTGGATGGGCAAGCTGTCCAGGCTGCCTTGCATAAAGCCTGTGGCCATTTCCTGGAGAGTGCTTCATGTCTACACTGA
- the hmgA gene encoding homogentisate 1,2-dioxygenase translates to MSSLNYQIGFGNAFATEALPGALPLGRNSPQRCPYGLYAEQLSGTAFTAPRADNRRSWLYRIRPSAKQGAFTAFEGAPHWNEDFGQGPANPNRLRWSPLNLPGKPTDFLAGVHTWAGNGSSDSQSGVAIHLYAINQSMGRRVFYNADAEMMFVPEQGRLRLVSELGIMEIEPCEIAVMPRGVRFKVELLDDVARGYLLENFGAPLRLPELGPIGSNGLANARDFKTPVAWYEDISEPHELVTKFTGGFWVAQLTHSPLDVVAWHGTHAPYKYDLRDFNVIGSISYDHPDPCIFSVLTSPSDTPGTANLDFAIFPPRILAMENTFRPPWFHRNFASEFMGLIQGVYDAKADGFAPGGSSLHNCMSPHGPDANTFDKASAADLSKADYLRGTMAFMFETRKVIRPSPQALQSGSLQANYDAVWDGLEKHFSTEQKA, encoded by the coding sequence ATGAGCTCTTTGAATTATCAGATTGGTTTTGGTAACGCCTTTGCCACCGAGGCGCTGCCCGGTGCGCTGCCGCTGGGACGCAACTCGCCGCAGCGCTGCCCTTACGGGCTGTATGCCGAGCAGTTGTCCGGCACGGCCTTTACCGCGCCACGCGCCGATAACCGCCGCTCCTGGCTGTACCGCATTCGTCCCAGCGCCAAGCAAGGGGCATTTACGGCATTTGAAGGTGCTCCCCACTGGAATGAGGACTTCGGCCAAGGCCCGGCCAACCCCAATCGCCTGCGCTGGAGCCCGCTGAATCTGCCCGGCAAACCAACCGACTTTCTGGCCGGCGTCCATACCTGGGCAGGCAATGGCAGCAGTGACTCGCAAAGCGGTGTTGCCATCCATCTGTACGCCATCAACCAGTCCATGGGACGGCGCGTGTTCTACAACGCCGACGCCGAAATGATGTTTGTGCCTGAACAGGGCCGCCTGCGTCTGGTCAGCGAACTGGGCATCATGGAGATCGAGCCGTGCGAGATTGCCGTCATGCCGCGTGGCGTGCGCTTCAAGGTGGAGTTGCTGGACGATGTGGCCCGCGGTTACTTGCTGGAGAACTTCGGCGCGCCTTTGCGCCTGCCCGAACTGGGTCCGATCGGCTCCAACGGCCTGGCCAATGCTCGCGACTTCAAAACCCCGGTAGCCTGGTACGAAGATATCAGCGAGCCGCATGAGCTGGTCACCAAATTCACAGGCGGTTTCTGGGTTGCGCAACTGACGCACTCGCCGCTGGACGTAGTAGCCTGGCATGGTACGCACGCCCCCTACAAATACGATTTGCGCGACTTCAACGTGATCGGCTCGATCAGCTACGACCACCCCGATCCCTGCATTTTCAGCGTATTGACCTCGCCCTCCGACACCCCCGGCACGGCCAACCTGGACTTCGCAATTTTCCCGCCACGCATTCTGGCCATGGAAAACACCTTCCGCCCACCGTGGTTCCACCGTAACTTCGCCAGTGAATTCATGGGTCTGATCCAGGGTGTGTACGATGCCAAGGCCGATGGCTTTGCACCCGGCGGCTCCAGCCTGCACAATTGCATGAGCCCGCATGGCCCCGACGCCAACACCTTCGACAAGGCCAGCGCTGCGGACTTGAGCAAGGCAGACTATCTGCGCGGTACCATGGCCTTTATGTTCGAGACCCGCAAAGTCATCCGCCCCTCGCCACAGGCCTTGCAAAGCGGCAGTCTGCAAGCCAATTACGATGCCGTCTGGGACGGACTGGAAAAACACTTCTCTACGGAACAAAAGGCATGA
- a CDS encoding AraC family transcriptional regulator has product MFDPLAQIVTLLQVAAPFSKVVSAAGTWRVQRTEPGRTFYCVILEGACRLEPDAQESLALEAGDFLLIPSAQRFGLASLDATPDSPALSPVLLSDGQFRLGEVSGPSQVRYLVGYCEFGAPDAALLVSLLPQLILVRGEPRLATLVQLVDEECRADRPARELVLSRLLEVLLVEALRLGGGANASSGLLRGLADERLSLVIRSMHEHPAHPWTVQQLASQAALSRSAFFDRFNRIVGMTPMDYLLSWRMALAKNLLYKGGHTLARISEELGYSSVNTFSVAFTRHVGMTPRRYALQSREK; this is encoded by the coding sequence ATGTTCGATCCATTGGCCCAGATCGTCACACTGCTGCAAGTTGCTGCACCCTTCTCCAAGGTCGTGAGTGCCGCGGGAACCTGGCGCGTGCAGCGCACAGAACCAGGGCGCACCTTTTATTGCGTCATTCTGGAGGGGGCGTGTCGTCTGGAGCCGGACGCCCAGGAATCGCTTGCTTTGGAGGCAGGGGATTTTCTCCTGATTCCTTCCGCCCAGCGCTTTGGTCTGGCCAGTCTTGATGCAACACCGGACAGTCCTGCCCTCAGTCCGGTTCTGCTTTCCGATGGGCAATTCAGATTGGGTGAAGTCAGCGGACCATCGCAGGTACGCTACCTGGTTGGGTACTGCGAGTTTGGAGCGCCGGATGCCGCCCTGTTGGTCTCGCTGTTGCCCCAACTGATTTTGGTGCGAGGGGAGCCGAGGTTGGCAACCCTGGTGCAGTTGGTCGATGAGGAATGCCGGGCTGACCGGCCTGCGCGTGAACTTGTTCTGTCACGTTTGCTGGAGGTGCTGTTAGTGGAGGCATTGCGCTTGGGAGGCGGTGCCAATGCCTCATCAGGCCTGTTGCGTGGATTGGCGGATGAACGCTTGTCATTGGTGATACGTAGCATGCACGAGCATCCGGCCCATCCCTGGACCGTTCAGCAGTTGGCGTCACAGGCAGCCTTGTCGCGTTCGGCGTTTTTTGATCGCTTTAATCGTATTGTGGGCATGACGCCCATGGATTATCTGCTGTCCTGGCGTATGGCCTTGGCCAAGAACCTTTTATATAAAGGCGGCCATACCTTGGCTCGGATTAGCGAGGAGCTTGGCTATAGCTCGGTGAATACCTTTAGCGTGGCGTTTACACGCCATGTGGGGATGACGCCCAGACGCTACGCCTTGCAAAGCCGAGAGAAGTAA
- a CDS encoding DUF2783 domain-containing protein has protein sequence MSTLNTDTPLERADDFYQMLIDAHQGLSTAQSHAMNAALVLLLCNHVGSLDVIKQALDAARQTCLEQAA, from the coding sequence ATGTCTACACTGAATACCGATACCCCCCTGGAACGGGCTGACGATTTCTACCAAATGTTGATCGATGCCCACCAAGGCCTGAGCACGGCACAAAGCCATGCCATGAATGCCGCTTTGGTGCTTTTGCTGTGCAATCATGTCGGCTCGCTGGATGTGATCAAGCAAGCCTTGGATGCCGCCCGCCAGACCTGCCTGGAGCAGGCTGCCTGA
- a CDS encoding FeoA family protein, producing the protein MRVQSHELNGQAIPAKTTGLPQTTLDTLARGQSGTVIGLQSTNNEHGQALILRLMEIGFLPGERVRVVATGFPGADPLAIRVGQATFALRRDEAAFVLIQPA; encoded by the coding sequence ATGCGAGTTCAGTCACACGAGTTGAACGGCCAAGCAATCCCCGCCAAAACCACGGGATTGCCGCAAACCACGCTGGACACTTTAGCGCGTGGTCAGAGCGGAACAGTCATTGGACTTCAGTCCACAAATAATGAACACGGACAGGCGCTGATTTTGCGTCTCATGGAAATCGGTTTTCTGCCCGGCGAGCGTGTTCGTGTCGTCGCCACCGGATTTCCCGGAGCGGACCCACTGGCCATTCGCGTAGGACAAGCCACCTTCGCCCTGCGCCGTGACGAGGCCGCCTTTGTGCTGATACAGCCTGCCTGA
- a CDS encoding MBL fold metallo-hydrolase: MSKSFASHNDLEDKVVAFEKLSDNAYAYTAEGDPNTGIIIGDEAIMVIDTQATPVMAEDVIRRIREVSDKPIKYVLLSHYHAVRVLGASAYDAQEILASRDTYDLIVERGEQDKASEIGRFPRLFRNAESIPPGLTWPTMTFEGHMTVDLGNLEVHLMQVGRGHTKGDTIAWLPKQKILFAGDLVEYQSTPYAGDCYFREWPRTLDRLGDFKAEQMVPGRGPALKNATEVRQALAGTRAFLTDLYSSVQQGAAAGKDLKTIYRETYDFMKPRYADWVIFDHCMPFDVSRAYDEVNGHEDPRIWTAERDLEMWKQLEGQ; the protein is encoded by the coding sequence ATGAGCAAGTCCTTCGCCTCGCATAACGACCTGGAAGACAAAGTCGTTGCCTTTGAAAAACTGTCCGACAACGCCTACGCCTACACGGCTGAGGGTGACCCCAATACGGGCATCATCATTGGTGACGAGGCCATTATGGTGATCGACACCCAGGCCACGCCTGTCATGGCCGAAGACGTCATTCGCCGCATCCGCGAAGTCAGCGACAAACCCATCAAATATGTCTTGCTATCGCACTACCACGCCGTACGCGTGCTGGGTGCCTCGGCCTACGATGCCCAGGAAATCCTGGCCAGCCGCGACACTTACGACCTGATCGTGGAGCGTGGCGAGCAAGACAAGGCCAGCGAAATTGGCCGCTTCCCCCGTCTGTTCCGCAACGCCGAGTCCATTCCTCCCGGCCTGACCTGGCCCACCATGACCTTTGAAGGTCACATGACCGTGGACCTGGGCAATCTGGAAGTGCACCTGATGCAAGTGGGCCGTGGCCACACCAAGGGCGACACCATCGCCTGGCTGCCCAAGCAAAAAATCCTGTTCGCCGGTGACCTGGTTGAATACCAATCCACCCCGTACGCAGGCGACTGCTACTTCCGCGAATGGCCCCGCACACTGGACCGTCTGGGTGACTTCAAAGCCGAACAAATGGTTCCTGGCCGTGGCCCGGCACTGAAGAACGCCACCGAAGTGCGTCAGGCGCTGGCCGGCACACGCGCGTTCTTGACAGACCTGTACTCCAGCGTGCAGCAAGGCGCAGCCGCCGGTAAAGATCTGAAGACCATTTACCGCGAAACCTACGATTTCATGAAGCCTCGCTACGCAGACTGGGTCATTTTTGATCACTGCATGCCCTTTGACGTGTCCCGTGCCTACGACGAAGTCAACGGCCACGAAGACCCACGCATCTGGACCGCCGAGCGCGATCTGGAAATGTGGAAACAGCTCGAAGGTCAGTAA
- a CDS encoding SDR family oxidoreductase yields MKTVLITGCSSGFGLETTSYFLQQGWKVIATMRTPRPDLLPVSEHLRVLPLDITDPSSIQHLIEQVGPIDVLVNNAGIGALNALEGTSMKVVRETFETNTFGTLAMMQAVLPQFRARKAGIIINISSSVTLTALPLIAAYTASKVALNALSESLAQELKPFNVRVHLILPGRSPQTRFGENSRSRMEAIPQAYSELAQQVFQEWAQSSAPMTEVSDVVAAIWRAATDAHCPAYLAAGADAQVLVEQAAERIALARAL; encoded by the coding sequence ATGAAAACTGTCCTGATCACCGGATGCTCCTCCGGTTTTGGCCTGGAAACCACCTCTTACTTTCTACAGCAAGGCTGGAAAGTCATCGCCACCATGCGCACACCCCGCCCGGACCTGCTGCCGGTTTCCGAGCATTTGCGGGTGTTGCCACTGGACATTACAGACCCCAGCAGCATTCAACACCTGATTGAACAAGTCGGCCCTATTGATGTACTGGTGAACAATGCGGGCATTGGTGCCTTGAATGCCCTGGAAGGCACATCCATGAAGGTAGTGCGCGAGACCTTTGAAACCAATACCTTTGGCACGCTTGCAATGATGCAGGCTGTATTGCCGCAGTTCAGGGCACGCAAGGCCGGGATCATCATCAATATCAGTTCCAGCGTGACCTTGACGGCCTTGCCCCTGATCGCTGCGTATACGGCCAGCAAAGTCGCCCTGAACGCCTTGAGCGAATCTCTGGCGCAAGAGCTGAAACCTTTTAATGTACGTGTACACCTGATCTTGCCGGGACGCTCGCCACAAACCCGCTTTGGCGAAAACTCCCGTTCCAGAATGGAGGCTATTCCGCAGGCCTATAGCGAACTGGCTCAACAGGTGTTTCAAGAATGGGCACAGTCGTCCGCCCCCATGACCGAAGTGTCTGATGTCGTGGCAGCGATCTGGCGTGCAGCGACTGATGCCCATTGCCCCGCTTATTTAGCAGCGGGGGCAGACGCTCAGGTGCTGGTTGAGCAAGCGGCTGAACGCATCGCTCTTGCTCGCGCCCTCTAA
- the feoB gene encoding ferrous iron transporter B encodes MTSATTSPSDATPLHVALLGNPNCGKTALFNLMTGARQKVANYAGVTVERKEGWFTTPEGKRVRMLDLPGAYSLQAQSLDEAVTRDVLLGKRAGEPLPELIACVTDATHLRLNLRLVLEARNLGLPMVLVLNMADIAKKQGIEIDEAVLARELGIPVVSTVAVKNDGADSLLKWIDTDQFKHALPSKQDVPQGDAQQRVLALHDEVRRILDLAVKAPAMQLARDDKIDAIVLHPVWGLVLLAVLLFLIFQAVFAWAQVPMDFIDATTTSAAEWLNTQMADGPLRSLLADGVIAGAGGVIVFLPQILILFFFILVLEDSGYLPRAAFLLDRLMSTVGLSGRSFIPLLSSFACAIPGVMAARSIPSWRDRLVTIMIAPLMTCSARLPVYALLISAFIPSRTVAGIFNLQGLVLFGLYIAGIVSAMAVAYVAKLFGARQGRAALMMELPAYRMPSIRSLLLGLYERAIIFLKRVGGIILALTIVLWFLSSFPGAPEGATDAAITYSLAGRIGEFLALLFAPIGFNWQICIALIPGMAAREVAVSALGTVYALSATGDDTAAQLGPLIAHQWSLATALSLLTWFIFAPQCLATLATVRRETNSWKYAAIMAAYLFGLAYIACFIMYQAAVALGWG; translated from the coding sequence ATGACAAGCGCGACGACCAGTCCTTCCGACGCCACTCCCCTGCATGTGGCCTTGCTGGGCAACCCCAACTGCGGCAAAACCGCCCTGTTCAACCTGATGACCGGCGCACGCCAGAAAGTGGCCAACTACGCCGGCGTAACGGTGGAGCGCAAAGAAGGCTGGTTCACTACCCCTGAAGGCAAGCGCGTACGCATGCTGGATCTACCCGGCGCATACAGTCTGCAAGCCCAAAGCCTGGATGAAGCCGTAACGCGCGACGTCCTGCTGGGCAAACGCGCGGGCGAACCTCTGCCGGAATTGATTGCCTGCGTGACCGATGCAACCCACCTGCGCCTGAACCTGCGTCTGGTGCTGGAAGCGCGCAATCTGGGCCTGCCCATGGTGCTGGTACTGAACATGGCAGATATCGCGAAAAAACAAGGCATAGAAATTGATGAAGCCGTGCTGGCGCGCGAACTGGGCATCCCGGTCGTCTCCACCGTCGCCGTCAAAAATGACGGTGCCGACAGCCTGCTGAAATGGATAGATACCGATCAGTTCAAGCACGCCCTCCCCAGCAAGCAGGACGTGCCCCAGGGTGATGCACAGCAACGTGTGCTCGCACTGCATGATGAAGTCCGGCGCATTCTGGATCTGGCTGTCAAAGCACCGGCCATGCAACTGGCGCGCGATGACAAGATAGACGCCATTGTGTTGCATCCCGTCTGGGGGCTGGTACTGCTGGCCGTCCTCCTGTTCCTGATCTTCCAGGCCGTGTTTGCCTGGGCCCAGGTACCGATGGACTTTATTGACGCCACCACCACCTCCGCAGCGGAATGGCTTAACACCCAGATGGCCGATGGCCCCTTGCGCAGCCTGCTGGCCGATGGGGTGATCGCAGGGGCAGGCGGTGTCATCGTATTTCTGCCGCAAATCCTGATCCTGTTTTTCTTCATTCTTGTGCTTGAGGACTCCGGCTATCTGCCACGCGCGGCATTCCTGCTGGATCGCCTGATGAGCACGGTCGGCTTGTCCGGGCGCTCCTTCATCCCCCTGCTCTCCAGCTTTGCCTGTGCGATTCCCGGTGTCATGGCGGCGCGCTCCATTCCAAGCTGGCGGGACCGTCTGGTCACCATCATGATCGCGCCATTGATGACCTGCTCCGCGCGCCTGCCCGTGTATGCGCTGCTGATCAGTGCCTTCATCCCCTCGCGCACGGTGGCGGGCATCTTCAACCTGCAAGGGCTGGTGCTGTTTGGTTTGTACATCGCAGGGATTGTCAGTGCTATGGCGGTGGCCTATGTGGCCAAGTTATTTGGAGCACGCCAGGGTCGCGCGGCCCTGATGATGGAGCTGCCAGCTTATCGTATGCCCAGCATACGCAGCCTGCTGCTGGGCCTGTATGAACGCGCCATTATCTTCTTGAAGCGTGTCGGCGGCATTATTCTGGCGCTGACCATCGTCCTGTGGTTTTTGTCCTCCTTTCCTGGGGCACCGGAAGGCGCAACCGACGCTGCCATCACCTACAGTCTGGCAGGCCGCATCGGTGAATTTCTGGCGCTGCTGTTTGCTCCCATCGGCTTTAACTGGCAAATCTGCATTGCCCTTATTCCCGGCATGGCCGCACGTGAAGTGGCTGTCAGTGCACTGGGCACGGTGTATGCCCTGTCCGCAACGGGCGACGACACGGCAGCGCAGCTTGGCCCGCTGATTGCCCATCAGTGGTCCCTGGCCACTGCCTTGTCCTTGCTGACCTGGTTCATCTTCGCCCCGCAATGTCTGGCCACACTGGCCACCGTGCGCCGAGAGACCAATAGCTGGAAGTATGCGGCCATCATGGCAGCCTATCTCTTCGGCCTGGCTTACATCGCCTGCTTCATCATGTATCAGGCCGCTGTGGCCTTGGGCTGGGGTTAA
- the fahA gene encoding fumarylacetoacetase, whose translation MTRPYLNDTHDPKLQSWVPGANEADNGFPIQNLPFAVARRRDSQEDFRVMVAIGPYALDLGLLACDTPWHGKAADALAACVKPALNGLMALGQEYWSALRAALSHDLRQGSSAESRLRPMLIERSKLEYALPAQIGDYTDFYISVHHATAVGKQFRPDAPLLPNYKWVPIGYHGRASSIGVSGQQFPRPVGQTRPPEGQEQPNFGPCQRLDFELEMGILIGKGNEAGHRIPIAQADEHVFGLCLFNDWSARDLQAWEYQPLGPFLAKNFASTISPWVVTLEALAPFRRPFSRPESDPQPLPYLQDQANQSSGVLDVELEVYLSTEQSRQQKKEPALLSRSNFKEAYWTVAQLVAHHSVNGCNLQTGDLLGTGTLSGPAKGQEGSLLEMNQGGKNPIDLPWGEQRKFLEDQDEIILKGLCRQDGYPTLSFGECAGRVLPAIL comes from the coding sequence ATGACCCGACCTTATCTGAATGACACTCACGACCCCAAGCTGCAAAGCTGGGTGCCCGGCGCCAACGAGGCCGATAACGGTTTCCCCATCCAGAACCTGCCCTTTGCCGTGGCCCGTCGCCGTGACAGTCAGGAAGACTTCCGCGTCATGGTGGCCATTGGCCCTTACGCGCTGGACCTGGGCCTGCTGGCCTGCGATACCCCCTGGCACGGCAAAGCCGCCGACGCCCTGGCCGCTTGCGTCAAACCCGCACTGAATGGCCTGATGGCCTTGGGCCAGGAATACTGGAGCGCGCTGCGTGCCGCCTTGTCACATGACTTGCGCCAAGGCTCTTCGGCCGAATCGCGCCTGCGCCCCATGCTGATCGAGCGCAGCAAGCTGGAATACGCCCTGCCTGCCCAGATTGGCGACTACACCGACTTCTACATTTCCGTGCACCACGCAACGGCGGTGGGCAAACAATTCCGCCCCGACGCCCCCTTGCTGCCCAACTACAAGTGGGTGCCGATTGGCTACCACGGCCGCGCCTCCAGCATTGGCGTATCCGGCCAGCAGTTCCCGCGTCCCGTCGGCCAGACCCGTCCACCCGAGGGGCAGGAGCAACCCAACTTTGGCCCTTGCCAGCGCCTGGACTTTGAACTGGAAATGGGCATTCTGATTGGCAAAGGCAACGAAGCCGGTCACCGTATTCCTATTGCTCAGGCAGACGAACACGTTTTTGGTCTGTGCCTGTTCAATGACTGGTCGGCACGCGATCTGCAAGCCTGGGAATACCAGCCTTTGGGCCCTTTCCTGGCCAAGAACTTTGCCTCGACGATCTCCCCCTGGGTAGTGACACTGGAAGCCCTGGCTCCCTTCCGTCGCCCCTTCAGCCGTCCCGAGTCCGATCCCCAGCCACTGCCGTATTTGCAGGATCAGGCCAACCAGAGCAGCGGCGTTCTGGATGTGGAGCTGGAGGTGTACCTGAGCACCGAGCAGTCGCGTCAGCAAAAGAAAGAACCGGCTCTGCTCTCGCGTAGCAACTTCAAGGAAGCCTATTGGACCGTGGCCCAACTGGTCGCCCACCACAGCGTCAACGGCTGCAATCTGCAAACCGGCGACCTGCTGGGCACCGGCACCTTGTCCGGCCCGGCCAAGGGTCAGGAAGGCTCCCTGCTGGAAATGAACCAGGGCGGCAAGAACCCCATTGATCTGCCTTGGGGCGAACAGCGCAAGTTCCTGGAAGATCAGGACGAGATCATCTTGAAGGGCCTGTGCCGTCAGGATGGCTACCCGACCCTGTCTTTTGGTGAGTGTGCTGGTCGCGTGCTGCCTGCCATCCTGTAA
- a CDS encoding phosphatase PAP2 family protein, protein MFFRPYIVASAVLFTVLGIVAAVTMGSATDLSLSAYFYDPQLQDFSWRLQPFVDLFGRKLVWFVPFGGAVIWTIVAWRQPKGSRRQLAWAGAAFFMGSGPLMVGVLKHLTAMPRPFNLAMFGGIESMPSYFWAHSWAEAGNAMPSAHAASGFVLLSLFFVGVMIGCRKLAAGGFVLGISAGLLFGFLRIMQGYHFLSQVLASGAVLGLYGCVLFYILWSWARHKQLPA, encoded by the coding sequence ATGTTTTTTCGTCCTTATATCGTTGCCAGTGCCGTCTTGTTTACTGTTTTGGGAATCGTCGCGGCCGTGACGATGGGTTCAGCAACGGACTTGTCGCTAAGCGCCTATTTTTACGATCCCCAACTACAGGATTTTTCCTGGCGATTGCAGCCCTTTGTAGATTTGTTCGGGCGCAAGCTGGTGTGGTTCGTCCCCTTTGGCGGCGCGGTGATATGGACGATTGTGGCCTGGCGGCAGCCCAAGGGCTCCCGCCGGCAATTGGCTTGGGCAGGAGCCGCTTTCTTCATGGGCAGCGGCCCTTTGATGGTAGGCGTACTGAAACATCTGACCGCCATGCCTCGCCCCTTTAATCTGGCCATGTTCGGCGGCATAGAATCCATGCCCAGCTACTTTTGGGCGCATTCCTGGGCTGAAGCGGGCAATGCCATGCCCAGCGCTCATGCCGCATCCGGCTTTGTGCTTTTATCCCTGTTCTTTGTGGGCGTCATGATAGGCTGCCGCAAATTAGCCGCTGGGGGCTTTGTGCTGGGTATCAGCGCCGGTTTGCTGTTCGGTTTTTTGCGCATCATGCAGGGCTACCATTTTCTTAGTCAGGTGCTGGCTTCGGGTGCCGTTCTGGGGCTGTATGGCTGCGTTCTGTTTTATATCTTGTGGTCCTGGGCCAGACACAAGCAATTGCCGGCCTAG